The genomic window CTTATAAACATCTAAGATTGTAAGATTAAAATAGTCGGTAGTTTTCATTTATGCTTTTACTCCATCTTTTATAATCACTTAATTTCCAACATTTCTCTCCATCTTCATTTCCCTGGGAAAGTTCTCTTAAGCCACATTTAGCTTCTTGGCAATTTAAACAATTACCCAAACAATCAGCTATTGGTTCAAAATACTTTCCTCTTTTAATATAAATAGGAATATTAATGCCTTCGCAATTTTCACTACTCATAAATTCTTGATTTAAACCTCTGATCTTATCTTTAACCATTTCAAATTCCATACATAGGGCAAAAGATATATTATTTTTATCGCAAGTCTCCCTTAAAAAACTAAATATCCTTTTTCGATAATTAATATCAGCATGTAAACAATTCTTAATTGACTCTTGGTACAACTTTTTATATTCGTAAAATATACTTATCCCAAAATTTTTAATATAATTTAAAGTTTCTTGATACATTATCTTTGATATATCCAAACAACTAGCTATAATATGAGAAGCCCCTTCATCCCTTACTCTTTTTATCAAATCTCTTAATTCTTCTTTTTGATCATTTAAAAAAGGTAAAATAGGATCAATTCTACAGACTGCATAAATACCACTCTTGGCTAAAGATCTTATATTGCCAAGAAGCTGTTCAGTGGTAGCTCCTTTCTTCATTAATCTTTTTCTCAAGCCTTCCTTTAAGGTTAAGATAGAAACTTGACCAAAAGAATGTCTTTGTTGTTTTAAAAGCTCCAAAACTTCTTTACTAATTACTTCTTTGGTAATAAATTCAATAGGAATATTTCTTTTTATAAATTCCTTAATAATTCTTTCAGTGATTTGATATTTATTATTTAATTCTGAAAATAATTCACTTACTGGAGAAAGATAGCCACAACTGGCTATCTTTATTTCATCTAACTGAGAAGCTACTCTACGATCAAAATCTTTAAAGACAGTGACTACTTTTTCTTCTTGGCATAACTTAAAATATCCAAAGTCATAACCTTTGGTGTAACAAAAAAAACAATCTACACTGCAACCGTGATAAGGATTTAAGAGCAATCTTTCAGAGGTGCATTCTCTATGCTTACTTAACCAACCATGAAGTTCTTTATTGGTCTCCACTAAAATATGGGCATAAGGCTCCTCTATCACTTCATATTCTTTGATTGCCCTTCCTATATTTACAGATACTTTTCTACTGGATAGATGCATAGCTTCTTTGCCTTGAAGATTTAGATAAACAGGGGATTACAAACTATAAACTATAGTCTTTCTTAATTTTTCTGAATTTGACTGACCACCGAACGTTTACTTATACTTTATTACAAATATCGGGAAGTTTTTTAGAATAACTTGTTTCTTTAATATATCTTAGGATGTGATTAACGCAGGCTATGGTTAGGGAGGCCAAATCTTCACCTTGTAACTTCTTAACTTTATTTCCTGAAAAGAGCACCTTAAATTCACTAAGAAAATCTTCATCGGTTTTCATATAAACAAAGTAAAGATTGACATTTGGAAAGATTTCTTTGCTGATTACCCAATCTTCTCCTAAGTTTAATTTTTCGACTTTTCCTCCAATATAATTAGCTAAATCTTGAAGATCGTTGATATATTCAAGGGCTTCTTTTCTTTTTTCTAATTCTCTGTTTGTATATTCATGATGAGGACTTATTAGTCCTTCTATCTGTTTAATAGTTATTAACTCTTTCATAGCTTATTATTTCCTTCTAATTTAATAGTTATTAACTCTTTTAGAGCTTAATATTTCCTTAAATAAACTTATCTCTTATCCTTTTAAGCAATAATTGCTTTGTTAGTTATCAATCTTTTCCTATATTCTCATATTTTCCAACTGACTCTCTTCTATGGCTATCTCTTTTCTTAAAGATTCATCTCTATCTATCTGACAAAGAACAGTTACTGGTATTTCTTTGGGAGCATCGCTATAACGAACAGTTATTTTGGAGGCAAGTTGAATTACCTCCTCATTTAATCTGCCTTGAATAATTACCACGGGAGTAGTATAATCTGTAACTTTAAGAATACTATCTTCTTTTTTAGCAAGTTTTAACAATTGCTCATTTTCATCTTT from bacterium includes these protein-coding regions:
- a CDS encoding DUF3786 domain-containing protein translates to MKELITIKQIEGLISPHHEYTNRELEKRKEALEYINDLQDLANYIGGKVEKLNLGEDWVISKEIFPNVNLYFVYMKTDEDFLSEFKVLFSGNKVKKLQGEDLASLTIACVNHILRYIKETSYSKKLPDICNKV
- a CDS encoding radical SAM protein, coding for MHLSSRKVSVNIGRAIKEYEVIEEPYAHILVETNKELHGWLSKHRECTSERLLLNPYHGCSVDCFFCYTKGYDFGYFKLCQEEKVVTVFKDFDRRVASQLDEIKIASCGYLSPVSELFSELNNKYQITERIIKEFIKRNIPIEFITKEVISKEVLELLKQQRHSFGQVSILTLKEGLRKRLMKKGATTEQLLGNIRSLAKSGIYAVCRIDPILPFLNDQKEELRDLIKRVRDEGASHIIASCLDISKIMYQETLNYIKNFGISIFYEYKKLYQESIKNCLHADINYRKRIFSFLRETCDKNNISFALCMEFEMVKDKIRGLNQEFMSSENCEGINIPIYIKRGKYFEPIADCLGNCLNCQEAKCGLRELSQGNEDGEKCWKLSDYKRWSKSINENYRLF